ACACTTAACATGTTCTACATGTGCTTTGTTTCCTCTTATCAGTTGGAGATTTGAATCATTTGATTTCTGCCACCATGAGTGGGGTCACATGCTGCCTTCGGTTCCCTGGGCAGCTGAACTCTGACCTCAGGAAGCTGGCAGTGAACCTGATTCCCTTCCCCCGTCTCCACTTCTTTATGGTTGGCTTCGCCCCCCTGACCTCACGTGGATCCCAGCAGTACCGGGCCCTTACTGTTCCTGAGCTCACCCAGCAGATGTGGGATTCCAAGAACATGATGTGCGCAGCTGATCCTCGCCACGGTCGCTACCTCACAGCCTCTGCTATGTTCCGTGGGAAGATGAGCACCAAAGAGGTTGATGAGCAGATGATCAATGTCCAGAACAAGAACTCCTCCTACTTTGTGGAGTGGATACCGAACAATGTGAAGTCCAGCGTGTGTGACATTCCACCCACAGGCCTCTCGATGGCCTCTACCTTTATTGGTAACTCAACATCCATTCAGGAAATGTTCAGGAGGGTGAGCGAGCAGTTCACGGCCATGTTCCGGAGGAAGGCCTTCTTGCACTGGTATACTGGGGAAGGAATGGATGAAATGGAGTTCACTGAGGCTGAGAGCAACATGAATGATCTTGTCTCAGAATACCAGCAATACCAGGATGCCACAGTGGATGATGAGGAAGAGTATGAGGATGAGGAGGACATGCAACAGGAGATGTGAAATAGAATGGATCTTTATTTGTTTTTGGTGATGCTTCACGGTTATTCGAGGGCAGTGGCTAGGCTGGTGGTATGCTGTGATGATGCACTGTTGTCTTTAGATGGGATTTCTATGTTGTCACCTCTATATTTTAATCTCTCATCATGGGGATTACTATTTGTGTTGTAGTTTTATCACTTCTGGTGATGAGTATCTTTTGATTACATGTTGGTTATATGATATTTTGCGTAGATACTTGATTTCTTTATTGGGCTCCATTATCCGCTATGTTGGGTTTGTGACAGTTGGGAAAATGAGCCCCTAAGTATCGGCTTCCTTTACAGGTAGTCCTGGATGATAAACTTAGGCTACTATGTTTCTGATACTATTTACGAAGTTAGATCAATGTATTCATTCAATGCTGAACCTGAATGATTAATGCAGCATCTATATTGCCTGGTTTATGCTCAAATATCATGTACCACATTCTCCCCTGCAACTTTTCAGTTAAGGAGTTCGTTAAGGTGTTCATTTGTGATGTCAATACTAGCAAATGCCTGAGGAAATTTTTCCAGGTTTCTGAAAGAGTTTTTTTGTCATGGTTAAGGTGTGCTGATGGCATCTTGATGATGCTTCTCCGAATGTATGCCAGTAGCCTACAGGTGTATACGTCTGATCCAGAA
The Phoenix dactylifera cultivar Barhee BC4 chromosome 3, palm_55x_up_171113_PBpolish2nd_filt_p, whole genome shotgun sequence DNA segment above includes these coding regions:
- the LOC103706259 gene encoding tubulin beta-5 chain-like; amino-acid sequence: MREILHIQGGQCGNQIGSKFWEVVCDEHGIDPTGRYTGTSDLQLERVNVYYNEASCGRFVPRAVLMDLEPGTMDSVRTGPYGQIFRPDNFVFGQSGAGNNWAKGHYTEGAELIDTVLDVVRKEAENCDCLQGFQVCHSLGGGTGSGMGTLLISKIREEYPDRMMLTFSVFPSPKVSDTVVEPYNATLSVHQLVENADECMVLDNEALYDICFRTLKLTTPSFGDLNHLISATMSGVTCCLRFPGQLNSDLRKLAVNLIPFPRLHFFMVGFAPLTSRGSQQYRALTVPELTQQMWDSKNMMCAADPRHGRYLTASAMFRGKMSTKEVDEQMINVQNKNSSYFVEWIPNNVKSSVCDIPPTGLSMASTFIGNSTSIQEMFRRVSEQFTAMFRRKAFLHWYTGEGMDEMEFTEAESNMNDLVSEYQQYQDATVDDEEEYEDEEDMQQEM